CCACCAAAAATATCAAAAATATCGCCAAAAATATCGCCAAAACCGGTTTGTGCAAAAATATCTTCAAACCCTGAAAAATCAGCACTTCTGAAAATATCTTCATAACTGTATCTGCCATCTATCCCTGCGTGTCCGTACTGGTCGTAAAGTTGGCGTTTTTCAGTATCAGATAGAACAGCATATGCTTCTGAAATTTCTTTAAATTTTTCTTCAGCTTCTTTCTTTTTATCTGCAGGAACTCTATCAGGATGGAATTGCAATGCGAGGTTTCTGTATGCCTTTTTTATCTCGTCAGCAGATGCGTTTTTAGAAACACCAAGCACTTCATAGTAATCGCGTTTTGTCATTCGCCTCGCTCATATACAAATTAAGCAAATCAACAGCCAAATTACTACAAATATTTACAATAATTTGGTATTTTATTTGTGGCAATTTGTATTACTTTTCTTCCTTATAATCTGCATCTATAACATCGTCTCGTTTTTTTTCTTTTGGTTCTTCCTGTTTTTCCTCTTTTGGTTTCTCCTCTGTTGCTCGTTCCTCGTCACTCGTCTCTGTCTTTTGTTTCTTTGTTGCTTCTTTATATATTTCTTCGGCAAGTTTATGTGAAGCGGTTAAAACATCATCTTTTGCTTTTTTGATTTTTGAGATATCATTTGTTTTTAACGCCTCTTTTGCGTCTGAAATCGCTCGTTCAATTTTGAGCCGTTCATCTGCTGATACTTTATCACCGTGTTCTTTTAACGATTTTTCAGCAGAATATATTACTGCATCAGTTTCATTTTTTATTTCAATTTCTTCTTTCCGTTTTTTATCTTCTTCGGCAAATTGTTCTGCCTGTTTTACCATTTTTTCAACCTCTTCTTTATTAAGTTTTGTCGGTGCAGTAATTTTTATTGATTGCTCTTTGCCAGTTCCGAGGTCTTTGGCAGAGACATGCAATATCCCGTTTGCATCTATATCAAATGTAACTTCTATTTGCGGAATACCGCGTGGTGCCGGTGGAATACCGACGAGGTCAAACCTGCCTAACGAAACATTATCAGATGCCATCGGGCGTTCACCTTGCAGAACATTTATAGTTACAGCGGGTTGGTTATCCGCAGCGGTTGAAAATATCTGCGATTTTTTAGTTGGTATCGTGGTATTTCTATCAATCAGCCGTGTCATCACGCTACCGAGTGTCTCAACACCGAGCGAAAGTGGTGTTACATCCAGTAGCAGTATGTCTTTTACTTCACCGGTTAGAACACCTGCTTGTATTGCAGCGCCAATAGCGACGCATTCCATCGGGTCAATACCGCGTTCTACTTTTTTACCAACCAAATCCTCAACAAATTTCTGGACTGATGGCATTCTTGTAGGCCCGCCGACAAGGATAATTCGGGTAATATCGTTTGCAGTCAGTTTTGCGTCAGAAAACGACTGTTCTACAGAATGTCTGCAGCGTTCAATAATAGGTCCTACGATTGCTTCCAGTTTCGCACGGGTCAGTTTCATTGTAAGATGTTTGGGTCCTGCTGCATCGGCTGTGATAAATGGCAGATTGATATCTGTTTCTAAGACATTTGATAGTTCTATTTTCGCTTTTTCAGCTGCCTCTTTCAGTCGCTGTGTTGCCATTTTATCAGTTCGTAAATCAATTCCTGTATCCTTTTTAAACTCTGATGCGATATAGTCAATGAGTGCATTATCCATATCCGTTCCGCCGAGTTGTGTATCGCCTGATGTTGATTTCACCTCAAATACGCCGCCACCGAAATCCATTATTGTAACATCAAGCGTTCCACCGCCAAAATCAAACACCAGTATTTTTTCGTCTTTACCTTTCTTGTCAACCCCGTAGGCGAGACATGCGGCGGTTGGCTCGTTGATGATTCGTTCTACTTTTAGCCCTGCGATTTCGCCGGCATCTTTTGTTGCCTGTCGCTGATTATCATTAAAATATGCAGGCACGGTGATTACCGCTCTATCAACACTACCGCCCAGAAATGCTGCTGCATCTCGTTTAATTTTTTGTAAGATGAATGCTGAAATCTGCTGAGGTGCATATTCTTTACCAAAAATTTTATACTTGTGGTCGGTTCCCATTTTTCGTTTTGCAGCCATAATTGTTCCGTCAGGATTTGCAACTGCCTGGCGTCGTGCCGGCTCGCCAACAATCAACTGCCCATCTTTTGTGAATGCAACATAACTCGGGAATGCTTTGCCACCGAGCGTCATACCTTCTGCAGATGGAATAATTGTTGCTTTGCCCGCTTCCATAATTGCGGCTGCTGAATTTGAAGTTCCTAAATCAATCCCAATAATTTTTGCCATTTCCTACCTCCTATTCGCTTCGCTCACAAACGAATTACCACAAATCAAAAACCGAATTACCACGAATTTCTTTGTGGTCATTTGGTTGTTAATTCGTGGTCATTTGTTTGTTTAGATATTTTAACCATTGCGGGTTTCAGAACATTTTCGCCTATTTTATAGCCCGATTTTAGTTCCTCTAAAATAATACCATCTTTAGAATCTTCCGCACACTCGTTCCCGTCAGCCACTTTTTCTATTACACCGACAACTTCGTGGAACAGCGGATTAAATTTTTCGCCTATTGTTTTTATCTGCGTAACATTATGTTGTTTTAATATATCTTCAAGTTTCTTTTCTATATGATGCAAACCCTCTTGAACCGATTCATGATTGTTTGATTTCTCAATCATACTTTTTGCCAGTTTTACCGTCTCAAAAACATCAATCAGTTCAAGCAAGGTTGAATTTTTACCATTCTCAAAAAATATCTTTTTCTCTTTCTCAACCCGTTTCCTGTAATTCTCAAAATCAGCTTTAAGCCGCAAAAGTTGTTCATAATAACTTTCTGCCTTTTTTTTCTGTTCGTCAACAGATTGTTTCAGTATTTCAAGTTCTGCAATTTTTGCTTCTCTGTAAATATCTTCGGTATTCTTATTTTCACTCATTTTTTTAACACAGATTACGCAGATGAAAAACGCAGATTACCACAGATTTATCAGTGGTAATCTTTGTGTTTCTATGTCTGCGTGGTTTGTTTGGCAGTTTCCTCTGTTCTGTTGAGTAGTTCACTTATTTTTGATGCATTATTGGTTTCTTCGGTTCCAGTAATATTTTCAAAATCAAAAAAAGAGTTAAGATTCTGCAAAACAAAACTGAACTTTTCTCCCAAATCTTTATTGAACAATTCTTTTTTTGTAGTTATTAAATTTTTTATATCTGACAGAGCAACTCCCTTGACTACCATATTAAGCAAATTGCTGACTGCATCTAAAAAATCCTGCCGAACAGGTTTTTGGGTTTTGATTAAGAATTGTTTAACAACGCCGGTATCTGCCAGAACGGTTCCTGAAACAGTTTTTTTACCAACATAGCTTAATATGAGTTCTCGGAAAGTTGTTTTTTTCAAATCAGGCAATAGATTATAGTTGGAATGTTTCAGAATATAAAAAAATAGTTTTGATAAATCTAACAACGCCGAATTACAATTTCTTATCTGCTGGGTATAGTTGTTATTTAGTTCTTCTTTCTTTTTAAGAATCGTTTGCTGTGTTTCTATCAGGTCATTTATATAGAATCGCCAGCCCTTGTTTGTAGGAAGTTTACCGGATGATTTATGGAGTGATTTTAGATAACCATCTTTTTCAAGTTGTGCCATAAAGTTTCGGATTGAACTTGCAGAATATCCCAGCCCGCCATATTTTTCTGATACATATTTTGAAGCAATTGGTTTGCCTGTTTCAATATATCCCAGAATTACTGCTTGTAGTATTTTCTTATGTTTGTTGTTCATTTTATTACGAGTCGGTCAATTTTTTCACATTTACCAGTATGCTTATTTACAGTCAAAACAACTCCATTGAATACGATATTATCCTTTGCAACTTGGAATTTTGTTGGCATTGCGGTTAAAAACCTTTTAAGCACATCTGATTTCTCAACACCAATTACAGAGTCCGCAGAACCGACCATTCCGATATCAGTAATATATCCAGTCCCATTTGATAGGATTTTTTCATCTGCTGTTTGAATATGAGTATGTGTTCCGAGCACAACACTCACCCGACCGTCCAAATAATAACCCATTGCCTGTTTTTCAGAAGTAAGTTCTGCATGGAAATCAACGATAATAGTTGATGGTTGAGGGTTGACAGTTGACAGTTTTTCTAACACCCTGTCAGCACTTCGGAACGGGCAGTCCACAAGTGGCATATTGAATCTACCTAACAGATTCACAACTGCGATATTGTTTATTACACAAAAACCTTTACCGGGCACATTTTCCGGATAGTTTGCAGGTCTTACAACACATGGCATATCTATTATCTCGGTAAATTCTTTTCTATCAAAAGAATGGTTGCCAAGTGTAATGACATCAACGCCTGCTGATAAAATTTCGTCAACTGACTTTTTTACAATACCTGTACCGCCTGCTGAATTTTCACCATTAGTAATTGTGAAGTCAATAGAGTAGTTTTGTTTTATTTCAGGCAGTATTTTGCTTATTTTTTTTCTGCCTGGCGAACCTATTATATCGCCAATAAATAATATATTCATATATTCTATTTTGCAACTTCCTGATACCTTGTTTCTCTAATAACGGTTACCTTAATCTGTCCCGGATATTCCAGTTCCGTTTCTATTTTTTTTGCGATATCCTGAGCAAGTTGGTTAGCTGCAATGTCATCAACATCTTCAGGCTCTACAAGGATTCTTATTTCTCTGCCCGCCTGAACAGCATAACTTTTGGCAACGCCAATAAATGACTCCGCCACTTTTTCAAGTCGCTCTATTCGTTTTAGGTAATGTTCAAGCGTTTCGCGCCTCACACCAGGTCGTGCTGCGGAAATTGCATCTGCTGACTGTAAAATAAACGCCTCAACCGATTCCGGTTGAACAACACCTTCATGATGTGATAAAATAGCATTTATCATTTTTGGTGATTCGCCATATTGTTTGGCAATATCAGCTGAAAGTTGATGATGTGTTCCTTCCACATCTTTATCTACTGCCTTCCCAATATCGTGTAGAAGCCCCGCTCGTTTACAAAAACGTACATCAGCACCTAACTCTGCAGCGAGATATCCCGCGATATTAGCCACCTCTAATGTATGTGCTAACTGGTTCTGTCCATATGATGTTCTGTATTTCAGTTTCCCGAGTAATTTTATAATTTCAGGTTTAAGATTCATAATACCGACTTCTAATGCGGCTTCTTCACCAGCAGATTTTATATTTTCGTCCATTTCTTTTTTTACCTGGTTAACTACTTCTTCAATCCTTGCCGGATGAATTCTGCCATCCGCCATCAATCGTTCCATCGCGATTTTTGCAATTTCTCGTCGCATACCATCAAAACTGGACAAAGTAATAGTATCAGGTGTATCATCAATAATTAAATCTACACCAGTCGCCTGTTCAAATGCGCGAATATTCCGGCCTTCTCTGCCAATTATGCGACCTTTCATATCATCGTTTGGTAGCGGGACAGTTGACACAGTAATTTCCTGAGTATACGAGTTTGCACAATGCTGAATTGCAACTGCCAAAATTTCTTTTGCCTTTTTATTAGCAGTTTCTCTTGTTTCTTGTTCAAATTTTTTGAGCAGTACTGCCGCATCCTTTTGAGCTTCTTCTTCCATCATTTTCATAAGAACCTTTTTGGCTTCCTCACCGGACATCTGTGCTATTCGTTCAAGTATTTTTTTTTGCTCGTCTTTTTGCTGATTCAGTTTTACAAGTTCCAATTCTATTATTCGTGATTTTGAATTAACATCAGATTCTTTTTTTGCAGTTTCGCGTTCTTTTTTTTCAACAACTTCAAACCGTTTGTAAAGATTTTCTTCTTTTTGCAGAATCTGCCGTTCTAAATTTGAAAGCTCCTGTCGCCTGATTTTTGTCTGTGCTTCAAATTCATGACGATGTCGCTGCATTTCTTCTTTTATTGCCAACTCGCTTTCTCGTTTTCGTTCTGTAGCAGTTTTTTCTGCAGCAGCGATAATTTTTTTGGCAACCGTTTCAGCCGATTTCAAACTTTTTTTAGCAATAATTATTCTGACAAAATAGCCTGCAAAGATACCTATACCCACCACAATAACAGTTAACAAAATATTATCCATAACCCAATCCTCCATTTGCTTTTTTAAAAATCTGTTTTTCTGTAATTACTATATCCATTACCACATCATTCTTTGAAACCGGAATACTTCTTACAATTTGAAAATTATGTGCCAGCCCAATTTTTAGCACAGTCTGTTTTCTCAAAAGCCTGTCAAAATATCCTCTGCCAAATCCGAGCCGATTACAGTTTTTGTCAAAAGCAATACCGGGAACAATCACAATATCAAGCTGGCTTGTATCTTGTGGCTCGGGGCACCCACGCAACAGCGTGGGTCGTGTGGCTTGTGGCTCAAGAATCCCAAATTTTCCTGGAACCAACTGTTTTAAATTTTTGATTTGGGCTGGGACGATTTTGTTTTTTACAACTTTCGGCAAAAAAACTTGCTTTTTTAATTCCAAAGTTTTTTTAATCATTTCAGATGTTTCAATTTCGTTTCTGAAAGCTGAATAAAACATTATCTTTTTTGCCTTCTGAAATTCTTTAACTGAAAAAAGGTTGTTCAGAATTTTTTTGCTGTTTTTTTCAATAGTTTTTTTACTGAGTTTGTCTCGGATTTTGAGTATTTTTTTTCTGATACTTACTTTCTGCATTTCATTTCTGTATTTATCTGTGTTCATCTGTGGCTTAACTTATTTATTTTTTAATTCTTCTGGAACATCTATAATTTTTTCCGTTTTTATTTTTTCAATACTTTCTAAAATTTTGTTATACGCTTCCCGTGATTTCGTTGCTCTTGCAAGATATATCGTTAGTTGTGAAAGTGGTATTTTTGCTTCTGGCATACCTATAAATTCTACAGATTTCAGTACGGATGTTGCTAATACTAATGCAAACGGGTCAGCATTCCCAACATCTTCAGACGCAAAAATTATCTGCCGTCTTACAATGAATCTTGGGTCTTCACCAGCAACCAGCATTTTAGCAAGCCAGTATAGTGCGTCATCTTCTTTACCATTACGCATTGATTTTATGAATGCTGAAATCGTATCATAATGTCCGTCACCTTTTTTATCATAGAGTACAACTTTTTTTTGGATTGATTCTTCGGCAACATCTAATGTGAATTCAACAATACCATTTGACCAACCCTTTTTTTCTGTTGTTGTGAACCCGAGTTCAATTGCATTGAGTAATCGTCTCGCATCACCTTCCGCATTTTTCATCAGATGCTTTATTGCATCTTCTGAAAAGTCTATTTTTAATTCTCTTGAAGTTTTTTCAATAATTTTTCTTAAATCTGTATCTGCTAATTTCTTAAACTCAAAAATCAACGACCGTGAAAGAAGGGCTGAGTTGATATAAAAATACGGATTTTCAGTCGTAATCCCGATTAGGATAATTGTTCCTTTTTCAACAGAAGGCAGAAGGCAGTCCTGCTGTGATTTGTTGAAATGATGGAGTTCGTCAACAAGCAGAATAGTTTTTTTATTCCGCAGTTCTGCATCCGCGATAATTTTTCTCAATTCTTCTACACCACTGGTTACTGCATTGATTTCAATAAAATTTGCCGAGGTGCTACCAGCGATAATTTTTGCAAGTGCAGATTTACCACAGCCGGCTGGACCGTAAAAAATTACCGATGAAAGTTTATCAGAACTGATTGCCCGTCTTAAAAGTTTTCCTTCTGCTAAAATATGTTTTTGTCCCAAAAACTCATCAAATGTTTTCGGCGACATCCTTATCGCAAGTGGTTCAGGTTTTTCTATTTTATCTTTTTGAAATAAATCCATAAAAAAAATCCCCACGAATGCCGTGCAAACAAAAAGTTTTTGAAGCACCATTTACCAAGTGGGTATCCTGTCCCAATAACCACGGTTAAGTGGGAACGCAGATTCCCTAAATTGTGCTTGTAGGCTCAAAACACTCCGTTTGACACCAACACCGCAGGGAAAATATGTATAGTTCTAAAATATCAAAGCCGTGCTGCTGATTCTAAATGCAAAATTATTTCATCAACATTTCTGTCCAGTTCAGTTTTAATATTTTCTTTCTCTTCTCTCAATGTGAATATTTCCTCTGCTAATGCAATAAGAGTTTGTCTTAATAATGTCAGTGTATCAACGGTTTTCTGCTCTATTTTTACTTCTTCCAACTTTTTGTTGACATATTCAGCAAGTTGAGTGACAAAAAGAGGTTCCATCTCTGTTTCTACCATGATTTCAGTATCTAATATCTTGATTGGAACCCGCTCTTTTGCCATTAGATTCTCACTCGTTCTAAATTTTCTATAATATGTTCAACTCTGTTTTTTAGTATCTCTTTTTCTTTCACAAATTTTTTTGCCATTTTAATCTCCTCCTCAAAAACTGTCATTTTAGAAACCAATTCATCGTTTTTATCTTTCAGTTTCTGGTTTTCTTTCCGAAGTTCATTCATTCTTGCTGAAATCGTTTTAAGCCGTTCTTTTACTAAACTGAACCTGCTACTGATTTTATCCATCAGTTTAAATTATACAAAAAAAAATTATTCTGTCAAGCCCCCCACCCTTCCCTATCTAATTTTTGCATTAAAAACTTTTGTAAGTTCTGAAATAATTTTTTGTATCATTTTATTCACTTCTTCATCTTTGAGTGTTCTATCAGGATGTCTAAAAGTGAGTCGGAAAGTTAGTGATTTATAGCCGTCCTGAATTTGTTTGCCAGTATAAAAATCAATTACATCTATTTTTGCCAGAGTTGTATCTGCAGTTCTTTTGATTGTATTCTGTATTTCAGTTGAATGAAATTTTTGTGATACCTCTATTGAAATATCGCGTTCTACCGACGGGAATTTAGGTATTTGAAAATAGTTCTTATCAAAATTTATATAACTTGTAAGTGTTTCTAAATCAATCTCTATTATATACAGTTCATCTTTAATATCATAAAATTCTAATATGCCGGAATGGAGAAGACCGAAATGACCGACACTAGTATCGCTAACCAAAATTTCTGCTGACTTACTATGATGAAAGATTTTACTGGTTGTTCCCCTCCACCCTCCCCCCCCTTTTACTTTTTCAATAGTCCAGTTCTTGATCCCGACTTCCTTAAGCAGTGTTTCTACAAGCCCTTTTACAAAATAGAAATCAACTGAAACTGATTTTTGTTGCCACCAGTTAATTATATTTCCTGTGATACCGACAGTAAGAAACAGTTTTTCTTGTTCTTGAAAACATTTACCTATTTCAAAAATTTTTATATCCTTTTTTCCAGTGTTTAAGTTTCTAACCGTATTTCTTACAATCTGTGGAATAAGCGAAGGTGTCAGGAATGATTCTTCAGACGAGACAGGATTGCTGATTTCCCAGATGCTGTTATTAAAACCGAATTTTTCTAATTCGCTTCTTGAAACAAAATTGTAACTAATGTTCTCATAAAAACCTGCAGATGTGAATATATTCCTAATCTTCGTACCCAGTTTTTCAGATAGACTCTCCGTAATACCAGTTGTGAATTTTATTGTGTTATCCGTTTTTATTTTATCATAACCATAAATTCGTGCTATCTCTTCTACTAAATCAATTTCATATTTTATATCATTACGATAAGAGGGAACGGTAACAGAAAGGTAGAAGGTAGAAGGTAGAAGGTAGAAAGTGAAACCAAGGCGGGACAGAATTTTTTTTATTTCGTCGGTTGAAATTTCAGCGCCTAAAACCTTATTGACTTTTTTTGTATCGAGTTCTATTTTTGTTTCTTTTCGTGAATTGGGATATATATCAACCACATTATCAGCAATCTTGCCACCTGCTGTTTTTTGAATCATTTCTGCTGCGAGCATACTAATATTTAGCACATTTCTTATATCAATCTCTCTGATAAACCTAACGGAAGAATCGGTAGAGAGTGCTAATTTTTTTGATGTCTTTCTTATTGAGATTGGGTCAAAACAAGCAGATTCAAGAAAAATATTTTTTGTATTTTCAGTAACGGATGTTGATTCACCGCCAATGACACCCGCAATTGCTACAGGCGCTTTTTCATCAGCAATAACAAGCATTTCAGCGTCAAGCAAATACTCTTTATTATCAAGCGCCAAAATCTTTTCACCCTTTATAGCATTACGAACTATAATTTTATTCACTATTTTATCTAAATCAAACGCATGAAGTGGCTGTCCGTATTCAAGCAGAATATAATTTGTAATATCAACCACATTGTTCACCGATCGTAATCCACAAGTTTTAAGACGGTCAATAATCCACTGTGGCGAGTGGTTCATTTTTACATTTTTTATGATGATTCCCGTATATCTCGGACAGTCAGATATGTTTTCAACTACTACTGGAAAAATTTCTTTTGGAATGATATTACAAATTTTAATCTCTTTCTTTAACTGTTTATTGAATATCGCAGAACTCTCTCTTGCTATACCGAATACAGATAAACAATCCCCACGGTTTATTGTAATTTCCGTCTCAATTGCTGAAATGTTATTCAGATACTCATTGAATGTTATACCGAGTTGAATATTCTCAGGCAGGATTAAAATACCAGAAGCATCTTCACCAACCTTAAGTTCATTAGCAGAACACAACATCCCGTCAGAAGCAACACCCCGAATAACTGCTTTTTTTATCTCAACTTCAGGCAGTTTTGCACCTACTTTTGCCAATGGCACAATATCGCCAATTTTGATATTTTTAGCACCGCATACGATATTATAATTATTTATGCCATCGGTAACATTGCAAACAGTAAGTTTATCCGCATTTGGATGTTTGTCAATTTTAAGAATTTTTGCGACTATAACATTATTATCAACAGAGACACTTTTTACCGGCTGCGTTTCTATCCCTGCCATAGTAAGCCGATGAGCAAGTTCTTCAACGGAAACATCTATATCAACAAATTCTTTCAGCCAATTCAGCGGTATTTTCATAATTTAGGATTCTTCTTTTTCCATTTTACCTGTTTTCCCATTTTTCCTTAATTAAATTATACAAAATCTCAAAAAAATTGCAATAAAAAAATGACCGTCACCAACCCAGCCATTTTGTCATTGTGACCACGACTACTTCTCTCTGGTGGAAACAACCCTGTCTTTGCCCTGCGTCGGGGCAGAGTTTGGGACAGGTTCTTATATGAATTGCCATTCCGAGAATCAGTGTGTCATTTCATCTTGCTACGAAATCTATTATCATTGTCAAACAAGTTTGAAAATTTCAAGTCTGACACCGTTTCCTATTCTGGCTGGCAATTGGTTTGCATCTGCTGGTTTTGCGATTGGACTTAAATCATCTGCTATTACTTGTCAAAAATATAAAAAAATTAGATTTGGCTTTTTTATGGAATAAAATGATATTGCTTAAAAACATACGGATACCTTCGGTTCTGAAATGGTTTTTAATTTTTGTTAATTTTTATATCTGCGGTAGTCTTTTGGTTGCATTTTTTTTGTGGCTTAATGGCGATTGGGTTAGCACAGTTTATGGGCTTGCGGTTAAATTGCGTTTCTGGCCGATATTTAAGTCAAGTTTACAAATGGCGTTTATTATGTATATTTTAACACATCATAATCAGGTGATAAAAATAATTAGAAATATTTTGTCATATGCATATTGTAAAATGTTGATTTTTGGATTTTTTATAGGTTACTTGCCTGCTATTGTAGGATATTTTACTGGCAAACCGCCTTCTTCACCAGACGGTATTGTAACACTACCAGAATTATTTTCAAACAGTCAGCAGGTTGTTACAAAATTAATCCCGCAAATTACCGGTTCAAGTGAAATCACATTACTTACAAATCCATCGTTAATTCTTGTTTTTGCCGGTTTATTGGTATTGTTTTATAAATTTTGGATATCTTATAGAAGAAAAATTCTTAATGGAACATCTGTGCCAGCATTTTATCCAATTGTTGCATTGTCTGTGGCTACTATTCTTTTGGGTATTGTGTGTATACGGTGGGCTGACCCTGATGCCTCAAGGTATCTGTTGCCAATTTATATTTCTGTGTCGTTAGCAATATCCTGGATACTGGAAAGATTAAAAAAATTCAGTTATTTGCTGGCTGGAATCCTTTTATGTGTGTATCTGGGCAACAGTATTCTTGCAATTACTAAAACTTGGGAATTACATCAATCACCGCATCCGTATAAACATCTTATCCACCTATTGAACGAGACAAAAATTAAAGGTGGATACGCCGACTACTGGCTCGCATATTATCTTACCTTCTTAAGTCAGGAAAAAATTATTATAACACCTCAACAGAATGATTTTGTCCGAAACCAATCTTATTCAAAATATGTTCAATCGCTGAATAAAATTGTGTTGCTCGGGAAAAAGTTATTACCGTATCAGAAAAACATAACAATAGACGGAAACGGCTATCGGGTTATTAGACAGGAAGTAGATAATAAATTACCAATTATTTTTTTAGAAAAAAACTAAAATGAAAAAATATCTGATTTTAATAATTTTATTTTATGCTTTTTGTCTGAGATTCCCAATTATATTTCAGCCATTTTGCGGTTATCATGCATGGAATGAAGGTCATTATGCAATGACTGCAACAAATTTTGATAAGTACGGTTTTTTCAGACAAATGAATGATTTAGGCGAGGATTATACAGCCACACCGCTTTTTTCTTGGATAGTATATCTTTCATTTAAAATTTTTGGTATTACTGAATGGGCTGGTCGGCTGCCTAATTTAATATTCAGTATTTTATCAATTTATATATTCTTCCTCATAATCAAAAAACTATACGATGACAGAACAGCATATCTGTCTACCTTGTTTGCTTCAGCTGCTCACGGGATTGTCTATTTTTCTCGGAATTTGCAACTTGAAAGTCAGTTTCTGTTTTTTCTTTTATTAAGTATCTATTTTGCAATCAGTTACAACAAAAAATTAAAAACGGGTTATTATTTTCTGACATTTTTGTTTGCCGGTTTCTCTGTATTCACAAAATTTCCAGCAATACTTGGATATTTTTCGGTAGCTGTAATTCTTTTAAGTAACAACCTTACTAAAAAAATATTAAAATTTATTAGT
Above is a window of Elusimicrobiota bacterium DNA encoding:
- the pheT gene encoding phenylalanine--tRNA ligase subunit beta translates to MKIPLNWLKEFVDIDVSVEELAHRLTMAGIETQPVKSVSVDNNVIVAKILKIDKHPNADKLTVCNVTDGINNYNIVCGAKNIKIGDIVPLAKVGAKLPEVEIKKAVIRGVASDGMLCSANELKVGEDASGILILPENIQLGITFNEYLNNISAIETEITINRGDCLSVFGIARESSAIFNKQLKKEIKICNIIPKEIFPVVVENISDCPRYTGIIIKNVKMNHSPQWIIDRLKTCGLRSVNNVVDITNYILLEYGQPLHAFDLDKIVNKIIVRNAIKGEKILALDNKEYLLDAEMLVIADEKAPVAIAGVIGGESTSVTENTKNIFLESACFDPISIRKTSKKLALSTDSSVRFIREIDIRNVLNISMLAAEMIQKTAGGKIADNVVDIYPNSRKETKIELDTKKVNKVLGAEISTDEIKKILSRLGFTFYLLPSTFYLSVTVPSYRNDIKYEIDLVEEIARIYGYDKIKTDNTIKFTTGITESLSEKLGTKIRNIFTSAGFYENISYNFVSRSELEKFGFNNSIWEISNPVSSEESFLTPSLIPQIVRNTVRNLNTGKKDIKIFEIGKCFQEQEKLFLTVGITGNIINWWQQKSVSVDFYFVKGLVETLLKEVGIKNWTIEKVKGGGGWRGTTSKIFHHSKSAEILVSDTSVGHFGLLHSGILEFYDIKDELYIIEIDLETLTSYINFDKNYFQIPKFPSVERDISIEVSQKFHSTEIQNTIKRTADTTLAKIDVIDFYTGKQIQDGYKSLTFRLTFRHPDRTLKDEEVNKMIQKIISELTKVFNAKIR